From one Dermacentor variabilis isolate Ectoservices chromosome 3, ASM5094787v1, whole genome shotgun sequence genomic stretch:
- the LOC142574861 gene encoding uncharacterized protein LOC142574861: protein MAVADSGYLFRLLDVGAPGRISDGVVFKRSPIGRQLHAGLLQLPSHSQLPRSHKTLPFAFIEDEAFQLREDIMRPFPGYREDPAERIFNYRPSRARRCVENAFGIPRARFIIFRGPINLSPENAKRAVKAACVLHIFLCMESNGRSSYSPVGFVDHEDVYGNMIDGAWRATTDTDSATFGLQPTQARKCAHSALQVRKQHAAYFAHEGKVPWLWKLLEIDEPADEEVQE from the exons ATGGCTGTAGCAGACAGCGGATATCTGTTTCGTCTCCTCGACGTTGGGGCTCCTGGCCGCATAAGTGATGGTGTCGTCTTCAAACGCTCTCCAATCGGCCGACAACTGCATGCTGGTCTGCTGCAGCTGCCTTCACATTCACAGCTGCCTCGCTCCCACAAAACACTCCCGTTTGCCTTTATAGAGGACGAGGCTTTTCAGCTGCGAGAAGACATTATGAGACCATTCCCTGGATATAGGGAAGACCCTGCTGAGCGAATATTCAATTACCGACCGAGCCGTGCACG GAGATGTGTAGAGAATGCCTTTGGCATTCCGCGTGCACGGTTCATAATCTTTCGTGGCCCCATCAACCTCAGTCCTGAAAATGCCAAACGGGCTGTGAAGGCAGCGTGCGTGTTGCACATTTTTTTGTGCATGGAGTCCAATGGACGTTCTTCATATAGCCCAGTTGGATTTGTCGACCATGAAGATGTATATGGCAATATGATTGACGGCGCGTGGAGAGCAACAACCGACACAGATTCGGCAACATTTGGCCTGCAGCCAACGCAAGCACGGAAGTGTGCTCACTCGGCATTGCAGGTGCGCAAGCAGCATGCAGCGTACTTTGCGCATGAAGGAAAAGTTCCCTGGTTGTGGAAATTACTGGAAATTGATGAACCCGCTGATGAAGAAGTGCAAGAATAG